In the genome of Streptomyces sp. P3, the window AGCCGGCGCACACTGGCGTCGATCATGCTGAGGATGGGGACGGCCGAGGCCCGCCGCAGGTCCGGGAGGAAGGCATGAGCGGTGCTGCAGGGCATGGCGATGATCGCGGCCCCCGCGGACTGGAGCAGGTGGACCCCTTCGAGCAGGCGGGGCAGCGGGCTGGGCCCGGCCGCCAGGATGGCGTCGGTGCGGTCCGGCACGGTGGCGTCGGACCACACCAGCGTCCGCAGATGCTCCTGGTCACTGACGGCGGGCGTCTCCCGCACCAGCTTCGCGAAGAAGTCCGCCGTGGCGGCCGGCCCCATGCCGCCGAGCACACCGACGATGCCGGACGCCGCCGGATCGGGTGCCTGCGTCGCGGTCCGGTACCCGGAGGTGGGCGCGCTCACCGCGTCGACCGCCCGTTCGCGGCGAGCGCGTCGTCCTTGAGGAGAGCCCACGGCGCGAGGCCGCCGAGCAGCACGACCACGCCGACCAGCAGCCATATGGGGGTGCCCCGGTCCAC includes:
- a CDS encoding aspartate/glutamate racemase family protein, which gives rise to MSAPTSGYRTATQAPDPAASGIVGVLGGMGPAATADFFAKLVRETPAVSDQEHLRTLVWSDATVPDRTDAILAAGPSPLPRLLEGVHLLQSAGAAIIAMPCSTAHAFLPDLRRASAVPILSMIDASVRRLRAAAPSVSRVGLLATTGTLVTGLYQESLREQGIDAVVPPPLLQQRSVMRAVRLIKAGELEAAEQALAPAVRSVAGAGAGMIVAACTELPLVLGHRAENLPVFDPTTALAQDAVALARRRLPRPDHTKE